TCGAGAAATTTCAGTTATGAATTTATTGGAGTAATAAAAAATTGTTTTGTGCTCATTATAGGGATTATCGCCGCGATTGTATTGTTAAAAGAGAGAGAGTTCCCGCGCCGGTTTATCTTTGTTTATCCTGCTCTTGCCTTCTTTTTATTAACCATCGAAAAGTATCTGGTAAGAAAATTTATTGATATAATAAGATTAAGAGGAAGAAACCTAAGATCAATATTGATAATAGGAGCGGGTACAGTAGGCAAGAGATTCCATCATGAGATAATGACAAATCCACACTTTGGTTATAAGTTCATCGGTTTTCTTGACGATTCAAAAAAAAGTGAACTTAACGGCACTTATTTAGGTCCGATCTCTGAACTCGATTCGATCCTTGAATCAAATGAGATCGATAATGTGATGATCGCTCTTCCTAATCATGCTTTCTCCAAAATCACGGAGATAGTAAAGATCTGTGAAAGATATCCGACTCGTGTAAGATTAATCCCCGATTATTTTCAATCAATATCGAGCCGGTACTCAATTTCAATGTTCGGGAACCTGCCGGTAATTTCGATAAGAGAAGATAAAATAAACGATCTCGGCTGGCGGATGATAAAGAGGGGGCTGGATACTGGATTTGCTCTTCTGGCATTTGTTCTCATCTTCTCATGGCTCTTCCCACTGATAGCTATATTCATCAGATTAGATAGCGAAGGACCTGTCTTCTACAAACAAGAAAGATGGGGGCGGAATAATAGAAGGTTTTATATCTATAAGTTCCGTTCTATGAATTGTAATTGTTCTGAAATTGATGAAAACGGGAAATATAGGCAGGCTTCTAAAAATGATATAAGAATAACCAGATTCGGAAAGTTTTTGCGTAAAACTAATTTTGATGAACTCCCACAATTTTGGAATGTTTTAAAAGGGGAAATCAGTATTGTTGGACCACGCCCTCATCCAACCCCTTTAAACCTTGAATCGAAAGATTCGGTTGATAAATATATGAGACGGCATCTGGTTAAACCCGGAATAACCGGCTGGGCGCAGGTTCACGGACTCCGCGGAGAGACAAAAGAAAAATCTTTGATGCAGCGGCGTGTGGAATATGATATCTGGTATATCGAGAACTGGTCCATCTGGCTTGACTTGCAGATCATCTTTTTAACTATTTGGCGTATGATCAAAGGCGATCCGCATGCGTACTGAATTAGCTTTCAGCATTCAGCGATTAGCTGTCAGTTAAAAAACAATTACTATTTTTTACAATATTTGAGTAAATAAATACTTTACATTATGAAAGAAAACTAAATGCTAAAGGCTAATAGCTATAAGCTTCTTTTTTCCCTTTTTCTTCTTCCTTTTTCCTTCTTTCATGGGCAGACTCTCGAAGGCAGTACTGGCCTATTTTTTATCCCAACGGCGGAGATGCAACAGGATAAACAGATTACAGTCGGAGCAAGTTTTATTGATAAATCGCTTCTTTCTTTTAGTGATTATAAAAAAGATGCTATAACGCCATTCTTTAGTTTTAATTTCTTACCATATATTGAAATAAGTGGTAAGATAACACGAATGATAAATCCAGATATCGGTACTCAAGGTATTGGTGATAGAACTATTAGTTTAAGAATTAGATTGAATAATGAAGCTGGTTATTTGCCAGCTGTTTTAGTAGGGTTACATGATCTGGAGGGTGTATATGGTGGTCCCAAAGCTGTAAGAAATAATGCATTGTATATTGTTGTTTCTAAACATGTTATGATAAATAGTCTAAGTAATTTTTTAGCTGGTTTTCATCTTGGTTTTGGATCCGATCGAATCCGGGCGCAGCATCATAATTTTGTCGGATTATTCGGGGGCATCAATTTTATGTTGTATAGAACATTTGAAATAATGGGAGAATATGACGGAGCACATACAAACGGGGGGATAAGGGTAAAATTGTTTAATCATATTTCTTTGCTTGGCGGGTTGCTAAGACTCAAACATTTCTCCGGCGGCATGAGTTTTAATTTTATATTGTAGAGAAAGACCTCGTCTACGCTCAGTTTGACGCAATTTCACCGACTTAACTACTATAAGCATGAATGACATTTCAAAATTATTCATATCCCTCTGATAATTAATTGAAGAAGAAAATTTTAATAACTGCCGCTGTTGTAGCAGCATTGATTTATATTTCCTTGAATTTATCATCTCCTTCTTCAGATTATTCTTATATCTCACCGGAAAAGAATAATACGGTAAACAATCAGATCCCTGCTGACGAGAAGTACGGGAACAGTGATATTTTTTTCCCACGTGACTACGGCTCACATAATAATTTCCGTACGGAATGGTGGTATTTCTCGGGGAATCTTTCCGATAAAAACGGGAGAAAATTCGGATACGAATTTACAATTTTTAGAAATGCGTTAGCATGGAATTCAACAAATCAAAAATTTGAAAATGATCAAAGGTATATGGCACATTTCGCCCTTACCGATATCGCAAAGAATA
The sequence above is drawn from the Ignavibacteriales bacterium genome and encodes:
- a CDS encoding undecaprenyl-phosphate glucose phosphotransferase; this translates as MNIYRQAYFYIRVIADLVILLLCYELTFYLIPNSVVYKTGFNSSVSFIIIMISWFLSSSKNGIYDEFRSRNFSYEFIGVIKNCFVLIIGIIAAIVLLKEREFPRRFIFVYPALAFFLLTIEKYLVRKFIDIIRLRGRNLRSILIIGAGTVGKRFHHEIMTNPHFGYKFIGFLDDSKKSELNGTYLGPISELDSILESNEIDNVMIALPNHAFSKITEIVKICERYPTRVRLIPDYFQSISSRYSISMFGNLPVISIREDKINDLGWRMIKRGLDTGFALLAFVLIFSWLFPLIAIFIRLDSEGPVFYKQERWGRNNRRFYIYKFRSMNCNCSEIDENGKYRQASKNDIRITRFGKFLRKTNFDELPQFWNVLKGEISIVGPRPHPTPLNLESKDSVDKYMRRHLVKPGITGWAQVHGLRGETKEKSLMQRRVEYDIWYIENWSIWLDLQIIFLTIWRMIKGDPHAY
- a CDS encoding YjbH domain-containing protein, giving the protein MLKANSYKLLFSLFLLPFSFFHGQTLEGSTGLFFIPTAEMQQDKQITVGASFIDKSLLSFSDYKKDAITPFFSFNFLPYIEISGKITRMINPDIGTQGIGDRTISLRIRLNNEAGYLPAVLVGLHDLEGVYGGPKAVRNNALYIVVSKHVMINSLSNFLAGFHLGFGSDRIRAQHHNFVGLFGGINFMLYRTFEIMGEYDGAHTNGGIRVKLFNHISLLGGLLRLKHFSGGMSFNFIL